CCGCATGGCACCCATCTGCGAGCACTGCCGGGTGCAGATCATCGGCCAGGGCGTGGAGGCCGACAGCAAGTTCTACTGCGGCGCCCACTGCGCCCGGGCCGATGGGCAGGTGGGGATCGTCGACCACGTCTGACCCGGTACCCGCCTGAATGCACCCCACGGCCCGGAGGTACCGTCGTGGGGTGCACCGCTACCGCTTTCTGTTGTCCCGCCAGTGGGTGATCCTCACCATCGTCGCGATCGCGCTGATCCCGACGATGATCAGGCTGGGTTTCTGGCAGAAGCACCGCTACGAGGAGCGCACCGCGCGCAACGACCTGGTCTCCTCGGCGCTGCACGCCGAACCGGTCCCGGTCGAACGGCTGAGCTCCCCGGGGCACACCGTGACCCGCGCCGAGAAGTACCGCACGGTCACCGCGACCGGCACCTTCGACACCGCGAAGGAGGAAGTGGTCCGGCGCCGGACCAACGCCGACAACGAGGTCGGCTTCCATGTGCTCACCCCGTTCGTCCTCGGCGACGGCAAGGTGCTGCTCGTCAACCGCGGCTGGATCCCCGCCAACGGCGCCCAGACCGCCTTCCCGAAGATCCCCGCCCCGCCGGCCGGCCGGACCACCATCACCGGGCGGCTGATGGCCGACGAGACGACCGCGGCGAGCGGCATCAAGAACGTACAGGGCCTCCCCGACCGGCAGATCATGCTGATCAACAGCGCGGAGGAGGCGCACCGGCTCGGCGCGCAGGTGCTCGGCGGCTACGTCGATCAGACGGGACCCCAGACCGACTCCCCGGAACAGATCTCCGACCCGGGCAGTGAGGACGCCCCGCTGAACTACGCGTACATGATCCAGTGGTGGCTGTTCGCCGCGGCCGTCCCGGTCGGCTGGTGGTTCCTGGTCCGGCGGGAGATCCGCGACCAGGAGGAGGCGGCCGCGGCGGAGGCGAAGCCGGAGGAGGCGGAACCGGCCGCCGTATAGCCCGCCGTATCGCCGGGCACACGGGCCTGTCACTCCCCCGGCGCACCACCTGGTTGCCCCTTTGGCCCGCCGGGAAACCGGATCCCGTGAACGCGCGCATCGAGGACTACGCCCTCATCGGTGACGAGCAGACCGCCGCGCTGGTCGGCAGGGACGGCTCGATCGACTGGCTGTGCCTGCCCCGCTTCGACTCCGGTGCCTGCTTCGCCCGGCTGCTGGGCGACGAGGACCACGGCCACTGGCGGATCGCCCCCAAGGGAGCGCGCACCTGCACCCGTCGCGCCTACCGGCCCGACACCCTGGTCCTCGACACCGAGTGGGACACCCGTGACGGCACGGTCCGCGTCACCGACCTGATGCCGCAGCGCGACCGCGCCCCCGACGTCGTACGCATCGTCGAAGGCGTCAGCGGCCGGGTCACCGTGCACAGCACCCTCCGCCTGCGCTTCGACTACGGCTCGATCATGCCGTGGGTGCGCCGCTCGGACGGGCACCGGGTGGCCGTCGCGGGACCGGACTCGGTCTGGCTGCGCTCGGAGCCGGCCGTACACACCTGGGGCGAGGACTTCGGCACCCACTCGGAGTTCACCGTCACCGAGGGCCAGCGGGTCGCGTTCGTGCTCACCTGGCACCCCTCGCACGAGCACCGCCCACCGCTCACCGACCCCTACGAGGCGCTGAGCAACAGCGTCCACGACTGGCGGCGCTGGGCGTCCCGCTGCCGCTACGACGGACCGTACCGGGACGCGGTCGTACGGTCCCTGATCACGCTCAAGGCGCTCACCTACGCCCCGACGGGCGGGATCGTCGCCGCGGCGACCACCTCGCTGCCCGAGGAACTGGGCGGCGTACGCAACTGGGACTACCGCTTCTGCTGGCTGCGCGACTCCACCCTCACCCTCGGCGCCATGCTCACCGCGGGCTACCACAAGGAGGCCGAGGCCTGGCGCAACTGGCTGCTGCGCGCGGTCGCGGGCGACCCCGCGGACCTGCAGATCATGTACGGCCTGGCGGGCGAGCGCCGGCTGCCGGAATGGGAGCTGCCCTGGCTGCCCGGCTTCGCCGGCTCCGCGCCCGTACGCGTCGGCAACGGCGCCGTCGGCCAGCTCCAGCTGGACGTGTACGGCGAGGTCATGGACTCGCTGTCGCTGGCCCGCGACAAGGGCCTGCCCACCAAGCCCCACATGTGGGCGATCCAGCGCGCGCTGATGACGTTCCTGCAGTCGTCCTGGCGGCAGCCCGACGAGGGCCTGTGGGAGGTGCGCGGCGGCCGGCGCCAGTTCGTGCACTCGAAGGTGATGGTGTGGGTGGCCGCCGACCGCGCCGTACGGACGCTGGAGACGTACCCGGAGCTGCAGGGCGACGCGGACGGCTGGCGGGCGATGCGCGACGAGGTGCACCGGGAGGTGTGCGAGCAGGGCTACGACGCCCGGCGCCAGACCTTCACCCAGTACTACGGCTCGCGCGAACTGGACGCCGCCCTGCTGCTGATCCCCCGGGTCGGATTCCTGCCGCCCGACGACCCCCGGGTGACCGGCACGGTCGACGCGATCCGCGCGGACCTGGGCCACGGCGGCTTCGTGCGCCGTTACGACACCGACGCCGTCGGCGTCGACGGGATGCCGGGCGGCGAGGGCGCCTTCCTCGCCTGCTCGTTCTGGCTCGCGGACGCCCTGCACCTGACGGGCCGCACGGCCGATGCCCGGGCACTCTTCGAGCAGCTGGTGGCACTCACCAACGACGTGGGGCTGCTGGCGGAGGAGTACGACCCCGAGCTGGGCCGCCAGGTCGGCAACTTCCCGCAGGCCTTCAGCCATATCGCCCTGGTGAACACCGCGCTCACCCTTTTCGGGGACGAGCGGGCAGGATAGGAGCCATGGATCTTGGACTGAAGGACCGGGTGTACGTCGTCACCGGGGCGACCCGCGGGCTGGGCAACGCCGCCGCGCGGGAACTCGTCGCCGACGGGGCGAAGGTCGTGATCAGCGGCCGGGACGAGAAGCGGGTGGCCGACGCCGCCGCCGAACTGGGCGCGAACGCTGTCGGCGTGGCCGTGGACAACGCCGACCCGCGGACTCCGGAGCGGCTGATCGCGGCCGCCCGTGACACCTTCGGCGCGTTCGACGGCGTGCTGGTGAGCGTGGGCGGGCCGGCGCCGGGGTTCGTCGCGGACAACACGGACGAGCAGTGGCAGAACGCGTTCGAGTCGGTGTTCCTCGGTGCGGTGCGGCTCGCGCGGGCGGCGGCTTCCGAGCTGGAGCCGGGCGGGGTCATCGGGTTCGTGCTGTCCGCGTCGGTGCACGAGCCGATTCCCGGGCTGACCATCTCCAACGGGCTGCGGCCCGGGCTCGCCGGGTTCGCCAAGTCGATCGCCGACGAGCTGGGGCCGCGCGGGATCCGGGTACTGGGGCTGCTGCCGTCGCGGATCGACACGGATCGCGTGCGCGAGCTGGACGGGTTGTCCGCGGATCCTGAGGCCACTCGGGCTGCGAACGAGGCGCGGATTCCGTTGCGGAGGTACGGGGCGCCGGAGGAGTTCGGGAAGGTCGCGGCGTTCTTGCTTTCTCCGGCGGCGTCGTACTTGACGGGGATCATGGTGCCTGTGGATGGGGGAATGCGGCACGGGTTCTGAGGGTCCCTTGCCTGTCAAGTGACCCTTTCCGCACGGTGCTTGACCGCCCTCAGCCGTATCTCGGCGGGCAGGGACGCGAGCCGTGCTGACTCGCGGGCATGGGTCAGGGCCTGGGTCGTGAAGTCGTTCAGGGCCGTCGACGGGTCCACGTGGGGCTCCAGTTGGAGCCAGATCCTCGCCGTGGGTTTCGTGCGGCGGCCGCGCAGGAGGATCTCCGCGTGGGCCACGCCCTGCTGCTGGACGGCTCCCTGGGCCAGGGCCGACTCCAGGGCACGGCCGCGCAGGACGGCGGACTCGCCGTCGCCGGTGTCGATGAGGATCTCGGTGAGCCGGCGGCGGCGCAGGACCGTGGTCAGCCACCACAGGGCGAGCAGGACGAGGACCGCCAGGGCGGCGAGAACGGCCGGCCACCACCAGCCGGTGCCGCGCCAGTGGGTGCGCTCCGCCCGGGTGAGCAGGACGTCGTGCGGGCCGGTGTGGATCCACCAGGAGGGCGCCGGCGCGCCCAGGCCGACGGCCAGGACCGAGCCGCCGAGCACGAACAGGAGCAGGCCGACGAGGCCCAGCAGGACACGGTGAAGACGACCCCTGCGCATCGCCGTCACCCCTTCCGTCCGGGCCGTGTCACATGGACGGACAGCGCGGGCGGCCGGCCGAGGCCCAGGCCCCGGATCGCCTCCGTGAGCACCGCGTCCAGGTCGGCGCGTACGTCGTCCAGGTCACGGAAGTGCGAGACGACACGGACGTCGGCCTTCCTGCGGCGCATCCGCACCCGCACCGACCGGACCCCGGAGATGCCCATGGCCCGGTCGCGCAGCAGAAGCACGGCCACGTCGCGCCGGAGTGCGGCACGGACGTCGGGGTGCGGGCGCCGCATGTGCAGCAGACCGCGCAGGCCCGGCGTGACCGCGAGGGCGATCAGCCAGAGGCCGAGTGCGGCGGCGACGGCCGCTCCGGTCAGTACCCAGGTGTCGTCCAGGGGCCGTTCGGCCAGTTGCCGGGCCAGTGCGCGGCGCCACTGCATCGCGGGGTGATGGGCGCGTACGGCGGCGATGTCGTACAGCAGGAGGCCGGCGCCGGCCAGCAGCAGTACCGCGACGACGGCGGCCGGGACGCGGCGCGCCGACCAGAAGCGGCCGCTGCTCTCGGCGGCGGGCGGCGTGGGGGTGGGATCCTTGCGGAGCGTCTGGATGATCGTCTGCGGTTCGCTCATCACGCCCTCCCGTGCGGTGCCGGGTGCAGCCGTTCCACTTGTACGGCGACCTCGGCCACCGTCATGCCCACCAACGCGCCTACCCGCTCGGCGACATGACGACGCACGGCGGCGCAGTGCGCGCCGATGTCGCAGGGGTAGCCGAGTTCGAGGTGCACGCGTATACGGGCTGTTTCCTGGTGGACGACGACCGCCGCGTGCGGACCGGCCGCGTCGGCGGGCAGCGGTGGCAGCGCCTCGCGGGCGGCCTGCGCGGCGATCTTCGCGACGACCCGGTCGGCGATCCGGGTGGCGCCCCGCTCAGCCGGCGGCACGAGGGCCGACGGCGGGCGCTCCGCGCCGGTGTCGGCGGTCACCGCCGGTCACCGCCGCCGGTCGCGCCGGTCGTCGCGGGTACGGAAGAAGTCACCCAGCTCCAGGTCGCCCTCCGCGAACCGGCCGACGACGAACCCGATCGCGCCCAGCGCCGCCACCAGCAGGAAGGCTCCGAAGCCGCCGAAGTACCCGGCGAAACCCAGCGCCATTCCGGCGATCATGCCGACCACGGCCATGCTCATGCAGCACTCCTCAGCTCGTCGGGTGTGCGGTGTCGGGTCGCCGGTGCGTCACTGGATGCGCGGCGGCTCGGGCTCCTCGTCCTCTTCGTCGGGCAGCTTCACGTCGCTGACCGCGATGTTGACCTCGACCACCTCGAGTCCGGTCATTCGCTCCACGGAGGCGATCACGTTCTCCCGTACGGCGCGGGCGACATCGGCGATCGAGACGCCGTAGTCCACGACGATCTCCAGGTCCAGCGCGGTCTGCACCTCGCCGACCTCGGCCTTCACGCCCCGCGCCACCGACCTGGAGCCGCCCGGAACCCGGTCGCGTACGGCGCCGAAGGTGCGGGCGAGGCCACTGCCCATGGCGTGCACTCCGACGACGTCCCGCGCCGCGAGGCCCGCTATCTTCTCCACGACGCCGTCGGCGATGGTGGTCCGTCCCCGGGTCGCCGGATCACCGCCGCCGCGCTGGGTGGCCTTGCGGGTCGACACCCGCGGTTCCTGGTCGCCCTCGGGGGTCGTCGTCATATCGGTCATCGCCGTACGTCCCTTTCGGTCGTCGTCCCCTTCGATCGTCCCTTGCCCACCGTATGCAAGGTTCCCCGGCCGTGCGCCGGTGATACGGCAGGCTGGAGGAATGACGGCGGACCGGTGGACAGAGTTGGTACGGCACCAGGTTGGGCTCGGCAGGCTGCTGCCACTCGGTGGGCCGTGCGACGGCGCGTGGATCGCGGAGGCCGCAGCCGCGTCGGTACTGGAACGTGCGGCGGCGGACGGGGTGCCGGGGGTGCGGCTGGGCACACTGCGGCTCACGCTCGCCGATCCCGAAGAGGCGGCCCAGGCCGTCGTACCGGCCCCGCCGAGCGCGCTGCCGCCTGGCCCGCTGCGGCTGACGGCGGACTTCGCCGCGACCGCCGCCGAGCCGCTGCCCGCGGTGGCGTCCCGGCTGCGGCTGACGCTGGCCGCGGCCGCTGCGGGGCGGCTCGGGCTCGCGGTGTCGGAGGTGGACCTGCGGGTGACCGACCTGCTGGACACGGAGGACCCGGCCACGGCGGTACGTGCGCTGCGGCCGGTGCCCGCGCGCGAGCCCACGGACCCGGACGAGGCCCGCGCGGCCGCGGCCGCCCTCGCCGTCCCCGGTGTGACCGGCCTGACGGCTTCCCTGGGCGGCTTCGGCCGTGCGGTGCACCTGGAGGAACACCCGGCCGGCACGGCACTGCCGCGCCGGCACGCGCGCGTGGAGCTGTCGACGAGCGCCGGCCACCGGGCCGTCGACGTGGCCCGACGGGTCCGCACGGCAGTACGGGACGCCCTGGAGGACCGGCCGACGGTGGCGGTTTTGATTACGGCGGTGGACTAGGGAACTCGTCCTGCTCGCAGTGGGCAGCGCAGGGGTTATTCGCCGAGCCCGGCCAGGTCCCGAAGCCGCCGAGCCTGAGCAGCCCGCTCAGCCGCCCGCTGCTCGTCGTACGTACGGTCCGCCGCACCCCGCAGCAACGCCTTGGTCTCAGCGACGGCGTCCCGCGGCGCAGCCAACAGCGCCGCGGCCAAGTCCCGCACGGCGTCGTCCAGTTGGCCGCCGGGCACGGCGATGTTGGCCAGCCCGGACGCCACGGACTCCGCCGCGCCGACGAACCTTCCCGTGGCGCAGATCTCGAGCGCACGGGCGTACCCGACGAGACCGACCAGCGGGTGCGTGCCGGTCAGGTCGGGAACGAGGCCGAGGCTGGTCTCGCGCATGGCGAACTGCACGTCGTCCGCGACGACCCGCAGGTCGCACGCGAGCGCGAGCTGGAAGCCGGCCCCGATGGCGTGTCCCTGGACGGCGGCGATGGACACGATGTCGTTCCGCCGCCACCAGGTGAACGCCTCCTGGAACTCGGCGATGCTCGCGTCGAGCCCTGCGTCGTCACGGCGCGCGAGATCGATGAAGGTCGGCTCGCCCGGGATCCCCTCCGGGGTGAACATCTGCCGGTCGAGACCGGCGGAGAAGGACCTGCCCTCGCCGCGCAGCACAACGACACGGACGGAGCCCGGCAGCAGCCGCCCGGCCTCGGTGAGCGCCCGCCACAGTGCGGGGCTCTGCGCGTTGCGCTTGGCCGGGTTGGCCAGCGTCACCGTGGCGAGCGCGTCGTCGACGGTGAGCCGTACGCCGTCCTTGTCGAGTACAGGAGCGAGGTCCTGGTCGGGCGAAGCCATGGGGCGCCTCCGATGGGTGCGGTCATCCGAGCATGCCAGGCATGCTTAAGTGACTGCACAGTAACCACCCGGCCGATCAGAGTGCCGACCGGGTGGCCACCATCGAAGTCGATGGTCCGCCCGGCGTCAGACCGATGCGGCCTTCTTGCCCCGGGTCGCTCCGCCACGCCCACGCAGGACGACGCCCGACTCGGTGAGCATCCGGTGCACAAAGCCATACGAGCGGCCGGTCTCCTCGGCCAGCGCCCGGATGCTCGCACCGGAGTCGTACTTCTTCTTCAGGTCTGCCGCGAGCTTGTCGCGCGCGGCGCCGGTCACCCGGCTGCCCTTCTTCAGAGTCTCGGCCACCCGTGCCTCCTCATGGGAAGTGCGCTCTGGTCTCCTCATGATCACCCCTCTCGGGCGTGATGGCCACCCATTCGGCAAGGTCCGTGAGACATCGTTGTGACGACAGGAGTGGATCCCCACAAGCGGAACACGCAATTCCATGGGGTGGTGTCCATGGGACCGAACGGGTGGATTCACGAAGTACCAGGTCAGCGACGCGAAACGGCCGACCCCTTGGCGCGCAGTGGATCGGCCGGAAAATCCGTGTAGGACACACCGCGATACGAGGAGATCTCACACAGATGATGGATCACGGATGAGCCGAATGATCCATACGCTGTGGATCACGCCAGGGCGACGAGATCCGCGTAGTCGGAGCCCCACAGGTCCTCGACGCCGTCCGGCAGCAGAATGATCCGCTCGGGCTGGAGCGCCTCGACGGCACCCTCGTCGTGGGTGACGAGGACGACCGCGCCCTTGTAGGTGCGCAGGGCGCCGAGGATCTCCTCGCGGCTGGCCGGGTCGAGGTTGTTGGTCGGCTCGTCGAGGAGGAGCACGTTCGCCGAGGACACGACCAGGGTGGCCAGGGCGAGCCGGGTCTTCTCGCCGCCCGAGAGGACACCGGCCGGCTTGTCGACGTCGTCGCCGGAGAAGAGGAACGAGCCGAGCACCTTGCGGACCTCGACCAGGTCCATGTCGGGCGCGGCCGAGCGCATGTTCTCCAGGACCGTGCGGTCGGGGTCCAGGGTCTCGTGCTCCTGGGCGTAGTACCCGAGCTTGAGGCCGTGGCCGGGGACGACCTGGCCGGTGTCGGGCTGCTCGACACCGCCGAGGAGGCGCAGCAAGGTCGTCTTGCCGGCGCCGTTGAGGCCGAGGATGACGACCCGCGAGCCCTTGTCGATGGCGAGGTCGACATCGGTGAAGATCTCCAGCGAGCCGTACGACTTCGACAGGCCCTCGGCCATCAGCGGGGTCTTGCCGCAGGGCGAGGGCTCCGGGAAGCGGAGCTTGGCGACCTTGTCGGACATCCGGACCTCTTCGAGGCCGGAGAGCAGCTTCTCGGCGCGGCGGGCCATGTTCTGCGCGGCGACCGTCTTGGTGGCCTTGGCGCGCATCTTGTCGGCCTGGGCGTTGAGCGCGGCGGCCTTCTTCTCGGCGTTCGCCCGCTCCCGCTTGCGGCGCTTCTCGTCGGCCTCGCGCTGCTGCTGGTAGAGCTTCCAGCCCATGTTGTAGATGTCGATCGCGGAGCGGTTCGCGTCCAGGTAGAACACCTTGTTGACGACCGTCTCGACCAGGTCGACGTCGTGGGAGATCACGATGAAGCCGCCGCGGTACGTCTTCAGGTAGTCCCGCAGCCAGATGATCGAGTCGGCGTCGAGGTGGTTGGTCGGCTCGTCGAGCAGCAGGGTGTCGGCGTCCGAGAAGAGGATGCGGGCCAGCTCGATACGGCGGCGCTGACCACCGGAGAGGGTGTGCAGCGGCTGGCCGAGGACGCGGTCGGGCAGGTTCAGCGCGGCGGCGATGGTGGCGGCCTCGGCCTCGGCGGCGTAACCGCCCTTGGTGAGGAACTCCGTCTCCTGGCGCTCGTACTGCTTGAGGGCCT
The genomic region above belongs to Streptomyces sp. CG1 and contains:
- a CDS encoding SURF1 family protein encodes the protein MHPTARRYRRGVHRYRFLLSRQWVILTIVAIALIPTMIRLGFWQKHRYEERTARNDLVSSALHAEPVPVERLSSPGHTVTRAEKYRTVTATGTFDTAKEEVVRRRTNADNEVGFHVLTPFVLGDGKVLLVNRGWIPANGAQTAFPKIPAPPAGRTTITGRLMADETTAASGIKNVQGLPDRQIMLINSAEEAHRLGAQVLGGYVDQTGPQTDSPEQISDPGSEDAPLNYAYMIQWWLFAAAVPVGWWFLVRREIRDQEEAAAAEAKPEEAEPAAV
- a CDS encoding helix-turn-helix domain-containing protein; protein product: MAETLKKGSRVTGAARDKLAADLKKKYDSGASIRALAEETGRSYGFVHRMLTESGVVLRGRGGATRGKKAASV
- a CDS encoding Asp23/Gls24 family envelope stress response protein, giving the protein MTDMTTTPEGDQEPRVSTRKATQRGGGDPATRGRTTIADGVVEKIAGLAARDVVGVHAMGSGLARTFGAVRDRVPGGSRSVARGVKAEVGEVQTALDLEIVVDYGVSIADVARAVRENVIASVERMTGLEVVEVNIAVSDVKLPDEEDEEPEPPRIQ
- a CDS encoding Asp23/Gls24 family envelope stress response protein, giving the protein MTADTGAERPPSALVPPAERGATRIADRVVAKIAAQAAREALPPLPADAAGPHAAVVVHQETARIRVHLELGYPCDIGAHCAAVRRHVAERVGALVGMTVAEVAVQVERLHPAPHGRA
- a CDS encoding enoyl-CoA hydratase/isomerase family protein, which gives rise to MASPDQDLAPVLDKDGVRLTVDDALATVTLANPAKRNAQSPALWRALTEAGRLLPGSVRVVVLRGEGRSFSAGLDRQMFTPEGIPGEPTFIDLARRDDAGLDASIAEFQEAFTWWRRNDIVSIAAVQGHAIGAGFQLALACDLRVVADDVQFAMRETSLGLVPDLTGTHPLVGLVGYARALEICATGRFVGAAESVASGLANIAVPGGQLDDAVRDLAAALLAAPRDAVAETKALLRGAADRTYDEQRAAERAAQARRLRDLAGLGE
- a CDS encoding glycoside hydrolase family 15 protein; the protein is MNARIEDYALIGDEQTAALVGRDGSIDWLCLPRFDSGACFARLLGDEDHGHWRIAPKGARTCTRRAYRPDTLVLDTEWDTRDGTVRVTDLMPQRDRAPDVVRIVEGVSGRVTVHSTLRLRFDYGSIMPWVRRSDGHRVAVAGPDSVWLRSEPAVHTWGEDFGTHSEFTVTEGQRVAFVLTWHPSHEHRPPLTDPYEALSNSVHDWRRWASRCRYDGPYRDAVVRSLITLKALTYAPTGGIVAAATTSLPEELGGVRNWDYRFCWLRDSTLTLGAMLTAGYHKEAEAWRNWLLRAVAGDPADLQIMYGLAGERRLPEWELPWLPGFAGSAPVRVGNGAVGQLQLDVYGEVMDSLSLARDKGLPTKPHMWAIQRALMTFLQSSWRQPDEGLWEVRGGRRQFVHSKVMVWVAADRAVRTLETYPELQGDADGWRAMRDEVHREVCEQGYDARRQTFTQYYGSRELDAALLLIPRVGFLPPDDPRVTGTVDAIRADLGHGGFVRRYDTDAVGVDGMPGGEGAFLACSFWLADALHLTGRTADARALFEQLVALTNDVGLLAEEYDPELGRQVGNFPQAFSHIALVNTALTLFGDERAG
- a CDS encoding ABC-F family ATP-binding cassette domain-containing protein; translation: MISASGIELRAGARILIENATFRVAKGDRIGLVGRNGAGKTTLTKCLAGEGIPAAGQIARSGEVGYLPQDPRTGDLDVLARDRILSARGLDVLIRKMRDNEQRIANGTGATREKALKQYERQETEFLTKGGYAAEAEAATIAAALNLPDRVLGQPLHTLSGGQRRRIELARILFSDADTLLLDEPTNHLDADSIIWLRDYLKTYRGGFIVISHDVDLVETVVNKVFYLDANRSAIDIYNMGWKLYQQQREADEKRRKRERANAEKKAAALNAQADKMRAKATKTVAAQNMARRAEKLLSGLEEVRMSDKVAKLRFPEPSPCGKTPLMAEGLSKSYGSLEIFTDVDLAIDKGSRVVILGLNGAGKTTLLRLLGGVEQPDTGQVVPGHGLKLGYYAQEHETLDPDRTVLENMRSAAPDMDLVEVRKVLGSFLFSGDDVDKPAGVLSGGEKTRLALATLVVSSANVLLLDEPTNNLDPASREEILGALRTYKGAVVLVTHDEGAVEALQPERIILLPDGVEDLWGSDYADLVALA
- a CDS encoding nucleopolyhedrovirus P10 family protein, which encodes MTADRWTELVRHQVGLGRLLPLGGPCDGAWIAEAAAASVLERAAADGVPGVRLGTLRLTLADPEEAAQAVVPAPPSALPPGPLRLTADFAATAAEPLPAVASRLRLTLAAAAAGRLGLAVSEVDLRVTDLLDTEDPATAVRALRPVPAREPTDPDEARAAAAALAVPGVTGLTASLGGFGRAVHLEEHPAGTALPRRHARVELSTSAGHRAVDVARRVRTAVRDALEDRPTVAVLITAVD
- a CDS encoding SDR family oxidoreductase; translation: MDLGLKDRVYVVTGATRGLGNAAARELVADGAKVVISGRDEKRVADAAAELGANAVGVAVDNADPRTPERLIAAARDTFGAFDGVLVSVGGPAPGFVADNTDEQWQNAFESVFLGAVRLARAAASELEPGGVIGFVLSASVHEPIPGLTISNGLRPGLAGFAKSIADELGPRGIRVLGLLPSRIDTDRVRELDGLSADPEATRAANEARIPLRRYGAPEEFGKVAAFLLSPAASYLTGIMVPVDGGMRHGF
- a CDS encoding DUF6286 domain-containing protein, whose translation is MSEPQTIIQTLRKDPTPTPPAAESSGRFWSARRVPAAVVAVLLLAGAGLLLYDIAAVRAHHPAMQWRRALARQLAERPLDDTWVLTGAAVAAALGLWLIALAVTPGLRGLLHMRRPHPDVRAALRRDVAVLLLRDRAMGISGVRSVRVRMRRRKADVRVVSHFRDLDDVRADLDAVLTEAIRGLGLGRPPALSVHVTRPGRKG
- the amaP gene encoding alkaline shock response membrane anchor protein AmaP; the protein is MRRGRLHRVLLGLVGLLLFVLGGSVLAVGLGAPAPSWWIHTGPHDVLLTRAERTHWRGTGWWWPAVLAALAVLVLLALWWLTTVLRRRRLTEILIDTGDGESAVLRGRALESALAQGAVQQQGVAHAEILLRGRRTKPTARIWLQLEPHVDPSTALNDFTTQALTHARESARLASLPAEIRLRAVKHRAERVT